A single region of the Nicotiana sylvestris chromosome 6, ASM39365v2, whole genome shotgun sequence genome encodes:
- the LOC104245861 gene encoding zinc finger CCCH domain-containing protein 13 gives MVERKLYKTKLCLLYQRGRCHRQSCSFAHGNAQLRRFSDSPAAERRDFRGHDLREKLDRRRSPVGRYSSDRDARERHASHGRSPTESLGRRSDRKRKMKHHSEGQSDLSGSLNMSAETEDHVKEKKHLSSSSEDVLQLRQLQSEIDMLDDQKRELEMYLEKTTRQADSLASKIQDLEMELVKEKEECKRITSKIKKFVEAYNNHSRLEGELKRSEAQLQKLANKLSSDLVGPVASEEDSAINMSDGGMAGNQFSSLDEPQKNTSPTKKRPRIHREADETSNQASTKGKGNASQRIAYPTQLNNEKKENTEFNWENGYKTLVGEEKSKKGINFSSDMTFPNKPKASDVAVVLPSTSMAAHAADEDVEVVEMEEKVEVAGNATRAGKGTPSGIPEYPFLPPPPPLPPGAYLKYKGDTAERLDEETVEVDIV, from the exons AGAGGCGGGATTTTCGCGGTCATGACTTGAGAGAGAAGCTTGATAGAAGGCGTTCTCCGGTGGGCAGATACTCCTCCGATAGAGATGCAAGAGAGAGACATGCATCCCATG GGCGCAGTCCTACTGAGTCTCTTGGGAGGAGGAG TGATAGAAAGCGGAAGATGAAACATCATTCGGAAGGTCAAAGTGATTTGTCTGGAAGTTTGAACATGTCGGCTGAGACAGAAGATCATGTGAAGGAGAAAAAACATTTATCTTCCAGTTCCGAAGATGTCCTTCAG CTTAGGCAGTTGCAATCCGAAATTGATATGTTGGATGACCAAAAACGCGAACTGGAG ATGTACCTTGAAAAGACAACTCGTCAGGCAGACAGTCTAGCTTCAAAAATtcaggaccttgagatggaactTGTCAAGGAAAAAGAGGAATGTAAAAG GATTACTTCGAAGATCAAGAAGTTCGTGGAAGCATACAACAATCACTCACGGTTAGAAGGTGAACTAAAAAG GTCAGAAGCTCAGCTTCAAAAGCTCGCTAATAAACTCAGCTCAGATTTGGTCGGGCCCGTTGCAAGTGAAGAGGATTCGGCCATCAATATGAGTGATGGAGGGATGGCTGGTAATCAATTTAGCTCATTGGATGAGCCGCAGAAGAATACTTCACCCACCAAGAAAAGGCCGAGAATTCATCGTGAAGCTGATGAAACCTCAAATCAAG CTTCaacaaaaggaaaaggaaatGCTTCGCAGAGGATTGCTTATCCTACTCAGCTGAATAACGAGAAGAAAGAAAACACAGAGTTCAATTGGGAGAATGGGTATAAGACCCTAGTGGGTGAAGAGAAGTCCAAGAAGGGAATAAACTTCTCCAGTGACATGACTTTCCCAAACAAG CCCAAAGCCTCTGATGTTGCTGTTGTTTTGCCATCAACCAGCATGGCCGCCCATGCAGCGGATGAAGATGTTGAAGTTGTTGAGATGGAGGAAAAAGTTGAAGTAGCTGGAAATGCTACAAGAGCTGGGAAGGGAACTCCTTCTGGTATTCCAGAGTATCCTTTTctaccacctcctcctcctctccCTCCGGGTGCTTATTTGAAG TATAAGGGTGATACTGCGGAAAGGCTTGATGAAGAGACGGTGGAAGTGGATATTGTTTAG
- the LOC104245738 gene encoding peroxisome biogenesis protein 22-like, whose protein sequence is MADNSKDDFFQLMKRFGSFLTLKVSNLFQNLDSRSVGAIAGLAFAIVFTWRILRSPSGPQRRRPKRQAVTPGSSGVNSHLSANVETSGVSPSSEDSSTQNVIDEFFQPVKPTLGQIVRQRLSEGRKVTCRLLGVILEETSPEELQKQATIRSSVLEVLLEITKFGDLYLMERVLDDESEKNVLVALEDAGVLSMVKDKVLFCSTENGRTSFVRQLEPDWHIDTNPEIIFQLARFIKYELHISPTKPERAAMNVFSSTSLEQFFGTV, encoded by the exons ATGGCCGATAATTCCAAGGACGATTTCTTCCAGCTCATGAAACGATTTGGGTCTTTTCTCACCCTCAAAGTTTCTAATCTCTTCCAAAACCTG GATTCGAGATCTGTAGGAGCTATAGCAGGTCTTGCATTTGCAATAGTTTTTACATGGAGAATATTGAGATCGCCTAGTGGACCACAGAGGAGGCGTCCTAAACGACAAGCTGTTACACCTGGTAGTTCTGGTGTAAACAGTCATTTAAGTGCAAATGTAGAAACTTCAGGAGTTAGCCCTTCTTCAGAGGATTCAAGTACACAAAATGTTATTGATGAGTTCTTTCAGCCAGTAAAG CCAACACTCGGGCAAATAGTTAGGCAGAGACTGAGTGAGGGGAGGAAG GTAACATGTCGGTTGCTTGGAGTAATCCTGGAGGAAACTAGCCCAGAGGAACTAcag AAACAAGCAACTATCCGATCCTCCGTGCTGGAAGTGTTACTTGAAATCACCAAATTTGGTGACCTTTATCTTATGGAGAGAGTACTTGATGATGAAAGTGAA AAAAACGTCCTGGTGGCTTTAGAAGATGCTGGAGTGTTAAGCATGGTCAAAGACAAG GTTCTCTTTTGTAGCACTGAGAATGGGAGAACATCATTTGTCCGACAACTGGAACCTGATTGGCATATAGATACAAATCCGGAAATCATTTTTCAATTGGCG AGATTTATCAAATATGAGCTACACATTTCACCTACCAAGCCAGAAAGAGCAGCCATGAATGTCTTCAGTTCAACATCTTTGGAGCAGTTTTTTGGAACTGTTTAG